A single genomic interval of Pyrus communis chromosome 5, drPyrComm1.1, whole genome shotgun sequence harbors:
- the LOC137735731 gene encoding laccase-12-like has translation MDALNATFGNKICFSLCLFGLCLLVASSTMSLAEPKTHKHEFVIQATPVKRLCKSRNSITVNGQFPGPTLEVNNGDSLVVKVTNRAQYNITIHWHGIRQMRTGWADGPEFVTQCPIRPGGSYTYRFTIQGQEGTLWWHAHSSWLRATVYGALIIHPKQGDSYLFTKPKRETNLLLGEWWNANPINVLRQATKTGGAPNVSDAYTINGQPGDLYNCSSKDTVIVPIDSGETNLLRVINAALNQPLFFSVANHKLTVVSADASYTKPFTTTVLMLGPGQTTDVLITGDQPPARYYLAARAYFSAQNAAFDNTTTTAILEYKSASCSPNCKKGPTAKPIMPQLPAFNDTNTASAFTKSFRSPRKVEVPTEIDENLFFTIGLGLNNCPKNFGSQRCQGPNGTRFTASMNNVSFVLPNNNSILQAYQQNIPGVFTTDFPANPPQKFGYTGNVSRSLWQPMSGTRGYKLKYGSRVQLVLQDTSIVTPENHPIHLHGYDFYILAEGFGNFNAKTDTKNFNLVDPPLRNTVAVPANGWAVIRFVADNPGAWMMHCHLDVHIHWGLAMVFLVDNGVGALQSINPPPADLPLC, from the exons ATGGATGCACTCAACGCTACTTTCGGCAACAAAATTTGCTTCTCGTTATGCCTGTTTGGCCTTTGCCTTCTCGTGGCTTCGTCAACAATGTCCTTGGCAGAACCCAAAACTCATAAGCATGAGTTTGTT ATTCAAGCAACACCAGTGAAGAGGCTGTGCAAATCCCGAAACTCCATCACAGTGAATGGACAGTTCCCTGGACCAACCTTAGAAGTAAATAATGGCGATAGTCTTGTCGTCAAAGTCACCAACAGAGCTCAATACAACATCACCATCCACTG GCATGGGATTAGGCAGATGAGAACTGGATGGGCAGATGGGCCAGAATTTGTGACTCAGTGTCCAATTAGGCCAGGAGGGAGCTACACTTACCGGTTTACAATTCAAGGGCAAGAAGGTACTCTGTGGTGGCATGCTCACAGCTCATGGCTTAGAGCCACCGTTTACGGAGCACTCATCATTCATCCTAAACAAGGAGACTCCTACCTGTTCACTAAACCGAAACGCGAAACAAACCTTCTTCTCGGTGAATGGTGGAATGCTAACCCTATCAATGTCTTGAGGCAGGCGACTAAGACAGGAGGAGCTCCAAATGTTTCTGATGCATACACCATCAATGGTCAACCTGGTGATCTTTACAATTGCTCAAGCAAAG ACACTGTCATAGTTCCTATAGACTCCGGCGAGACCAACCTTCTTAGAGTCATCAATGCCGCCCTCAACCAACCTCTTTTCTTCTCCGTGGCCAACCACAAACTCACCGTTGTTAGTGCTGATGCCTCCTACACCAAACCTTTCACTACCACGGTGCTCATGCTAGGCCCTGGCCAGACCACCGATGTTTTAATCACCGGTGACCAGCCACCAGCCAGGTACTACTTGGCGGCGCGTGCTTATTTCAGCGCTCAAAATGCAGCATTCGACAACACCACTACCACAGCCATTCTTGAATACAAATCTGCCTCTTGCAGCCCCAATTGCAAAAAGGGTCCCACAGCCAAACCAATTATGCCACAACTCCCTGCTTTCAATGACACAAACACTGCTTCTGCTTTCACCAAGAGCTTCAGAAGTCCAAGAAAAGTTGAAGTCCCTACTGAAATTGACGAAAACCTGTTCTTCACAATCGGTCTTGGGCTCAACAACTGCCCGAAAAACTTTGGATCCCAAAGGTGCCAAGGTCCGAATGGGACACGCTTCACTGCCAGCATGAACAATGTATCATTTGTGCTTCCAAACAACAACTCAATCCTGCAGGCTTACCAACAGAACATCCCTGGAGTTTTTACTACTGATTTTCCAGCAAACCCTCCGCAGAAATTCGGCTACACAGGCAATGTGAGTCGTTCTCTCTGGCAACCAATGTCGGGCACTAGAGGATACAAGTTGAAGTATGGATCAAGGGTGCAGCTTGTGCTGCAGGACACAAGCATAGTCACACCCGAAAACCATCCTATCCATCTTCACGGATACGATTTTTACATCCTCGCCGAAGGTTTTGGAAATTTCAATGCCAAAACTGATACCAAAAATTTCAACCTTGTTGATCCACCTTTGAGGAACACAGTGGCAGTGCCTGCCAATGGATGGGCTGTCATCCGATTTGTCGCTGACAATCCAG GTGCGTGGATGATGCATTGTCACTTGGATGTTCATATCCACTGGGGCTTGGCCATGGTGTTCTTGGTGGACAATGGAGTTGGAGCATTGCAGTCAATCAACCCACCACCGGCGGATCTGCCTCTTTGTTAA